The following nucleotide sequence is from Streptomyces xiamenensis.
CAGCGCGGAGGGCCGTACCTGGACGCCGTTCTCGCCGTGCGTCACCCGTACGTCGAGCCCGTACACCCGGCTCAGCACGTCGGCGTCGAACGCCCGCGCGGGCGGCCCGTCGGCGACGATCCGGCCGCCGTCCAGCAGCACCGCCTGGTCGCAGAAGTGCGCCGCGTGGTTGAGGTCGTGAATGGCGATCAGCGCCGTGACCCCCTCCTCCCGGGTCACCGAGCGGACGATCTGCAGCGTCTCGATCTGGTACCGGAGGTCGAGCGCGGAGGTGGGCTCGTCCAGCAGCAGCACCCGGGGCTGCTGCGCCAGGGCGCGCGCGATGAGCACCCGCTGCGCCTGCCCGCCGGAGAGCTGGGACATCGGGCGGTCGCCCAGCTCCGCCAGGCCGAGCCGTTCGATCGCGGCGTCCACGATCTCCCGGTCCGCGCGGGTGGGGCGCAGCCCGATGTGCGGGGTGCGGCCCAGCAGCACGGCCTCCCGTACGGTCTGCTCGAACGGGGTCGTCCCCGACTGCGGTACGTACGCGACGACCCGGGCGTGCTCGCGCCGCGGGGCGGTCAGCAGGTCCCGGCCGCCGAAGGAGACGCTGCCGCCGGCCGGGGTCAGCACCCGGGCGATGATCTTGGTGAGGGTGGATTTGCCGGAGCCGTTCGGGCCGAGCAGGGCGCAGAACGCGCCCTCCGCCACCCGCAGGTCGACGCCCTGCAGGACCGGGTTGCGCCGGTAGGCGAACCGGACCGCGCCGATGTCGAGACTCACTGGGCGGCCCTCCGGGTGAGG
It contains:
- a CDS encoding ABC transporter ATP-binding protein, translating into MSLDIGAVRFAYRRNPVLQGVDLRVAEGAFCALLGPNGSGKSTLTKIIARVLTPAGGSVSFGGRDLLTAPRREHARVVAYVPQSGTTPFEQTVREAVLLGRTPHIGLRPTRADREIVDAAIERLGLAELGDRPMSQLSGGQAQRVLIARALAQQPRVLLLDEPTSALDLRYQIETLQIVRSVTREEGVTALIAIHDLNHAAHFCDQAVLLDGGRIVADGPPARAFDADVLSRVYGLDVRVTHGENGVQVRPSALEAA